The Alteribacter populi genomic sequence TGTAACGTAGCACATTGCTCCGGCAAAAATGAGTATGTTTTGTTCAAATTAGACCGTGAAAATATCAATCCTTAGCACGCTAATTATACAGTTATACATCTGACTTAATTTGAAAATCACAACCTGAATTATCGTGGAAATTTACATTCTAACAATTTCTTTGCATAAAAATACCAAGATTCAGGAAAAGGGCGGAACGTTGAAGAGGGAAACTTAAACAAGGGACGTATAAATTTAAAGAAAAAATATCATCGAGACTTTTTAATCGGAGGGACAAAAAGACAGGAATGTTCCATAAAAACTGCGGAAAAGAGGGACGAGGTACCTGTCCCTCTGTCCCATGGAATCCAGTGTCGCGGATACTTCCATATTGCAAAGATGTTTCTTTTCGCTACGTATGTGAAGTTGAACAATTTGAATTTGATACGAAAAAAAGCATTCAGTGTGTTAATGAACTGAAATACCGCGATCATAACTTCACTTTCGATTTTACGATTACGGGAGTCGATGCTCGTTCGTTTCCATTTGAGACCTTTAGGAAATTAACGAGTGAAGTACTTCGAATTGAAAACCAACAAGTACTCATGCTCGGACACCCACAAGGTGAATATGAATTTCGAAAAACAATAACAAACTATTTATATGAATCTCGTGGTGTGCAATGCTCTCCTAGTCAAATCATTCTCGGGTCGGGGACACAATCTTTGACCAAGCTATTATTCCAATTGTTAAGTGGTAATATATTTGCTGTGGAAAACCCCGGCTACCACCAAAAGCTTGTTTCATTTGAAAAAGAGATAGATGAAGTAAAAAGGATTCCTCTTGATCGCGATGGCATCATTATTCAGGAGTTAGAAGAAAGTGATTCGAATGTCGTGTTTGTCTCCCCGTCTCATCAATTTCCGTGCGGGATGATTATGCCAATTTCTAGACGAATGCAATTATTAAAGTGGGCGGCGAAGAAGGAAGGTAAGAAGACGACTACGATAGTGAGTTTCGTTATTCAGGAAAGCCGATTCCAGCACTTCAAGGGCTAGATACGAACGAAAAGGTTATCTATATGAGTACATTTTCAAAAGCTTTGCTTCCATCGTTACGCATAAGCTACATGGTTCTTCCAAAACAACTCATTAAAGCTTTTCAAAAAGATTATTTCTTTTATACCCAGAGCGTTTCACGTTTCGATCAAGATATTGTCAGGAAATTTATCCAGGAAGGGTATTGGGAGAAGCATATCAATAAAATGAGAGTTGTGTATAAAAAGAAGCGAGATGTCCTCGTTTCGGCCATGACATCACACTTTCCTAAATCTGTCGAAATCATTGGCCAAGATTCAGGCTTACATTTATTAATACGGATCCATAATGGTATGTCAGAACAGGAACTTATTCAGGAGGCAGCAGCATATAGTGTAAAAGTCTATGCCATTTCCGAATATGGAAAAACCGACAACAAAACGGTATTACTCGGCTTTGCTAGCTTATCTGAAGATGAAATTCAAAATGCTGTACGATTATTAGCAAAGGCATGGTTTCAATGAAGAAAGTCAATTAGATTGAATAAAATGTTGTGGGTGACAGCTCCCTTCTATGTTAATATGCCCCTAACCCTTTTTATAAAAGGTTAGGGGCTCTAAGTCATTTGTTCAAAGTAAGTATATTCACTTTTATTGATAAGCATATATTATTTTCTTGTAAGCTCGATTTTTTTGTCTTTTTTACACTGACTCCATCTTCTATATGAAGATCTGTCCTACAAGGTCAATTTCACGGCCTGGTCCGATGATGACTTCCTTTCCTCTGACTATATTTGCTGCGTGTGTGTTCTAAATAAACCTTCAATGGTGTGGGACTCCAACTAATTGTGACTTTTGAAAACATTAGGTAATTGGAAAATAATGTGGAATTGCTCTATTTGCTCTTTGTCAGCTAGCACACCTGTTAGTGAAAAATAAGTTCTATGTTTTTTAACGGAGAAAAAAAACTCCCCCTACCATACAGCAAGGTTCCCAAAAAACTAGTCTCCAAAACGTCGAATAAGAATCTAAGCCAAATCCTAAAATATTTAACGTACTTAAAGATCACCGGGAATTTTTTTAATCGGAGGGACAAAAAGACAGGAGTGTTCCATAAAAACTGTATTACACCTAATATTTCACATAACTACGAAGAATCCTTCAATAATATGAAATGGAAAAGTGGGACGAGGTACCTGTCCCTCTGTCCCATTCCTGTCCCTCTGTCCCATTTATTGTGTTTTCGCAAGCCAATTTTGTAGTTCATTTAAATATTGTACTGGTTTTTCAAGCATCCCCATATGTGAGGTATCTGTTTTTACCTTTGTCACTTGAGGTGAAGAGGATACAAACGCCTTTTCCATCATGTCTTTTTTTCCTTCTATGAATAATAGAGGGATTTGTGTGTGATTGATTGTGTTCACTTGATCAGGCCGTTCCTTCATAGCAAAGGTAGCGGCAATCGCTCCTTCAACTGTTGTTTGGTCTGCATGATTATAGGCTTCTTCTAGATTTTTAGGATCATAATCAAAGCCAAAATAAAGCGGGATACGCTTTTGCACCAACGCAGCTAACCCTTCTGATTTAATGGTTTCAACATGTTGATCTCGTTGTTGCCTTTCTTTTGGAGTATCAGCTCTAGGTGAAGAATAAACAAATGCAGCCCGTTTAACATACTTTGGGTATTTTTCTAAAGCGGCCATTGTAATATAACCTCCCATAGAATGACCAACCCAAGTACCGCTCTTAACATTTAAAGATGCGAGCAGTTCAATGATTTTCTCTGCAAAGTCATATACCGTTTTTTCACCTGTAAACGATGATTTCCCATGCCCTGGCAAATCAACAGCGATCACATCGTAGTGCTTTGTTAATTTTGAGATCACTTTATCATAAACACGGTTTGTGCTTAAAAATCCATGGATTAAAACAAGAGATTCGCCAGTGCCCTTACGATAGTAGTGCAGCAAAAGAAATCACCTTTCTTTACTAAAGGCTGTTTTGGTAATGTTTGTTGCGCGTTATTTGTCGAATCGTCGATATCCGAGCTATTTGGCGCTAATATTTTACTCAAATCAATACTTTGTTTGTTTTTTTTGGCGTGATCTTCAACTTGAGTAGTTGAAAGGCTAGTACGCTAAAAATATGTCTAAGTACATTGTTCACATTATTTACGTGAGATATCCGGTTACACTTGCATTTCCAATAGTTCGCTTTTACATGTCATGATAATTTTCATCATCAAGGCTACACTAAGCGAAAATGAAGTATGGAGGTATTGAAGTGAGTCGCAAAAAAGAAAACTATACTGACTTTTCCAATGTCGAAACATATAAAAACTTTTTGACAGCAGAAGAATATCCAGAAGGTCCGTATGGCTCTCCACGAGGAAAAACTGACACAGTCGAAAATAAAAGTTCACCCTGGGAGCCTGGCCAGCAATATTATAGTAATTTAACTTATGAAAACCGAAACTTGCACCAAAACCTTCCGAGGAAGTTCCCAGGCGCTCACCAAACACATGATGACAAAGATAAAGATACGGAAGATCCATACAAAAATGCTCCGACTAGACCATCTTAGACAAATGGGATTTGACTGGCGTTTTTAGAACGGTAAAAATAAGGATCTCGATCAATAAATAGCCCATAAAATATTCAAAACTTTTATAAATCCATTACTCTGTCTTTAACCTCTTGCATGGCAAGGGGTTTTTTATCATTTTCTCTTGCACAATCTTTAATAGAATTTGTCGAAAAATCTAAATACCCTTAAATCCATTTAATTTTCAGAGTTATATAAAAGATCTGTCTACTCATTGAAGCTAAGCTACATCAACTGGAATATATAGCCGTATTTAGGCTTTAACCACGTTTGATAAAAGAGAACACAATTACTATGCTTAATTATGTTCTTTAAAAAAAACGCTAATTAAAGGAGAGGATTTTTATTACCTATGAAAAAACGCTTTATGAAAAAGGCGGTTTCTTTTCATGAAATTAAAATCTATTCCAACAGTTGAAAACGATACGTTATTTTTGACAAAGCCTACCCTGGCTGACGGGGCTGATATGTGGAACTTAGTGAATGACTCCACGTTGGATTTAAACTCTTCCTACAAATACTTAATGATGTGTGAGTTTTTCTCAGAAACTTGTGTGGTGGCAAAACAACAGGATCAATTAGTTGGTTTTATCACTGCATTTATCCCTCCTGAACAAGAAGATGTCGTCTTCATTTGGCAGGTCGGTGTTGATTCTTCCCAGCGCGGAAAAGGAGTCGCATCCAAAATGCTAGATGAGCTGATTTCAAGAAAAGCGTGTAGACACGTAAGATACCTCGAGGCAACAGTTACACCATCAAACGTTGCTTCAGAGTCCTTATTCAGGCGGTTAGCTCGCGATCATTCAACGGATTGTACGGTAACAACATGCTTCCCGGCTGAAGCGTTCCCAGAAGATGACCATGAAAGTGAGCTAACGTATCGAATCGGGCCTTTTTAGGATTTAGTATCAACTTAGTAGTTTTAAAAAAACAGTGGAGGGATTAAGAGATGACAAATAACAACTTAAGCATTTTTGAAGAATTAGAATCAAGTGTACGCAGTTATGTGAGAAGCTTTCCGGCAGTATTTACGAAAGCAAAAGGCTCTAAATTGTGGGATGCTGATGGAAAAGAGTATCTAGACTTCTTCTCAGGCGCAGGAGCGTTAAACTATGGACATAATGAACCGAAAATGAAAGAAAAGCTGGTCGATTATATTTTAAATGACGGCATCACGCATTCCCTTGACAAGGCAACTGAAGCAAAAGCCGACTTTCTCAAAAAGTTTAATGACGTCATTTTAAAACCACGCGACATGGAATATAGAATTATGTTTCCTGGCCCAACAGGTACGAACACTGTTGAAAGCGCATTAAAAATTGCCCGAAAAGTAACTGGCAGAACTGATGTGATCAGTTTTACTAGAGGGTTTCATGGCATGACCATCGGCTCTTTAGCGGTTTCAGGTAATTCAACGAAACGAAAAGGTGCAGGTGTGCCGCTTACAAACACAGTTACGATGCCATTTGACAGCTTTGTTGATGATGACGACAGCCTTGATTATCTTGAGCGCTTTTTAGAAGATAACGGAAGCGGTGTCGCGATCCCTGCTGCAATGATTTTGGAAACTGTTCAAGGGGAAGGTGGCATTAACACAGCCAGATTCGAATGGATCAAACGCATCGAAGAGATCTGTAAAAAGTGGGGAATTTTACTGATTATCGATGACGTACAAGCGGGAGTTGGACGAACAGGTACCTTCTTCTCTTTTGAACCAGCGGGGATTAACCCTGATATTGTTTGCTTATCTAAGTCGATCGGCGGATACGGCTTACCATTAGCGATCACTCTTATTAAACCTGAATTAGATAAATGGAGCCCGGGTGAGCATAACGGGACATTCAGAGGAAACAATCCCGCGTTCGTCACGGCGACTGAATCACTCAGCTATTGGGAAGACCAATCGTTTGAAAAGAGTATTCAAAAGAAGTCAGCTAAAATTACCGAATTCCTGAATGGAATAGTTAAAAAATACCCTGAATTAAAAGGCGAAGTACGAGGCCGCGGATTTATGCAAGGCATTGCCTCTCCTGTTGAAGATCTCCCGTCAAAAATTGCCGAAGAAGCGTTTAACAAAGGCTTAATTATGGAAACTTCAGGTGGTAATGACGAAGTATTCAAGCTATTCCCAGCCCTCAATATTAATGAAGAAGAATTGGAAAAAGGCTTTGACGTTATTGATGAAAGTGTGAAGACAGTACTCGCGAATCAAAAACAAGTAGCAGATTAAAGAAGACACCGTGAATTCGAACGCAGATCTTATCTTATTGAAACATAACTTATCTAGGAGGCATACAATATGAAAGTCGTTAAATTAGAAGATGTAATCAATACAGAACAAGAAATCAAAGGGAAGAACTGGACGAGTCGCCGTCTGATTCTAAAAGATACAGGCATGGGTTATTCTGTACATGATACCGTAATTAAAGCCGGAACAGAAACACACATTTGGTACCAAAACCATTTGGAAGCGGTTTATTGTATTGAAGGTGAAGGTGAAGTCGTCACGCTTAAAGACGAAAAAATCCACCCGATTTCTGCTAACACGCTGTATGCATTAGATGAGCACGATGAGCATTTATTACGTGCAACAACAGATATGCGTATGGTCTGTGTCTTTAACCCACCAATCACGGGCCAAGAAATTCACGATGAAAACGGTGTTTATCCGTTAGTAACCGAAAAAGCTTAGGAACTTAATGTAAAAAGAATCCCCCTTAAGTAGACAATCTATGTTCTACTAAAGGGGGATTTTCAGTAAGGATAGAAATTTTCTATAATATTGGAGATAGAAGTCGTGAAACTGCTTCTTTCAACTTAATCACAAATGAACGATCCCGATAGGTTTCAATTGTTAACTCCGAGCTCAATTGACTATCTTGAATGAACAATTCATGCAGCTCTTTAGCAGTATTTTCATCGTACACGACCGCATTGACTTCAAAATTTAACCTAAAGCTCCGAGGATCAATGTTCGTTGTACCTACAGAAGCCACCTCTTGATCAACGACAATCATTTTCGCATGCATAAAACCGTTCTCATAGAGCAATATATTTGCACCATATTTTAATAACTCTCCGGCATAAGCCCAAGTAGCCCAATACACAAAAGGGTGATCGGGTTTATTTGGAATCATAATTCGAACATCCACACCTGATAATAACGCAATTTTACAAGCGTCCATAAAGCTTGAATCAGGAATAAAATAGGGTGTTTGAATAAATACACTCTCTTTGGCAGACATGATGAGTTTAATATACATATTTTTCAGGTGCTCTGTTTGAGAATTAGGGCCGCTGGCTACGATTTGAACTGGACTCGTCCCAGAATGCTTCTCTGCTCGATATTCAAACTGCTCAATTTGAACTCTTTTTTGCTTCGTTGCTTGATGCCAGTCTAAAATAAACCGGGCTTGAATATCATCGACAGCTCCCCCGATAATCCGAAAATGGGTATCTCGCCAGTAACCAAACTTTTTATTAAGTCCCAAATATTCATCCCCAAAATTAAATCCACCAATGAACGCAACCTCGCCATCAATGATGCAAAGTTTCCGGTGGTTTCGATTGTTTATTCGGAAGTTAACGAGTTTAAGGGTTGATGGAAAAAAAACTTCGACTTCCCCACCGTAGGAGATGAGCTCTTTAAAAAAAGAAGACGACATCCTTCTTGAACCTATTTCATCATAAAGAATGCGAACTTTGACACCTTCCTTTGCTTTTTTTGTAAGCTCATCACGTAACTTTTCTCCTAATGAATCGCGTTGTATAATATAATACTGAATATTTATTTCCTTTTTCGCTTCTTTAATATCCCGAAATAGGGTAGCAAACTTTTTATGACCATCACTTAATATGTCAATGTTATTATCCGTTGATATTAAGGAGTTCGATGAGGTTAAGTTCATCAGGAGTAATTTTGAATGCTTATTTAACACGTCATTTTTTTGATAATCATCGCCTTCTTTTAACTTACTGATTTGTTCATTTACAGCTGACTTAAGATGATCTCTTTCTTCAGCCGACAAGTTATAAAAATTTTTTTGCTTTAATTGTCGACCTAAGAAAAGATAAACGATAAAACCAACGATCGGTATAAAAAATAAGATCAAAAGCCAAGCCCACGTAGATCCGATATCTCTTCTTTCAATAAAGACAACAACCGCTGCAAGGAGAATATTAATGACCGTTACGAAAGCTAGTACAAATGTGATGATGCTATACGTTTCCATAAATTAGACTCCTTTATCGCTGTATCCAACTTCAGTTTACCCTTCTCCCACATACTCTACATCCATTTTTGTAAGTAATGCTAGTTTAACATAATAATAAAAGAGTGAAACACCCGACTACCTACGAAATTGTTCACGAGAGAAAAACGCTTTTACTTTTTCATCGAGCAGGTTGTTTGAAAAGAGATAATAGCGCTTGAAGCTAGATGACACTCCAACTTTAATAATGAATTTCACTAGCTGCAAAATCGCCATCAATGTACTAGCCACATAAGTGAGTGCAGCTGAGTTTAAGACTTTGCCAATTCCTTTTTCTTCACGATTTGAAATCATCCCTAAATCTAACAGCTTGTTCTTCGCTCTTCTACTCGCGTCAAATTCAACAGGAAGGGTGACGACTTGAAATAAAACAGCTCCAGCAAATAAAACAATCCCCACCCCGATTAAATTTGTTAGCCCTAATAAGAACCCTCCGATAAACAGCATCGGCGCTAGCTGAGAGCCAATATTAGCAAGCGGAAATAAACGATGACGTAAAACAAGCATCGCGTAATTCGAATCATCTTGGATCGCATGGCCTCTCTTCATGGGCCGCAACTGCCAAAGAAGATATTGAATTCCCTTGATAAACAGCATCTGATAAGCGAACTGTTTTGGCTCTTGGATCATAATGATCGGAAAGTGCGCCATTTCGTGAATGCTCTACTTTCACATGTGCAAGACCTTCCTGGTCAAGTAGTTGACGTGCCGCCTTTGCACCAGTCAATCCGGACGATGCCAGGACGTTCGACCATTGTTGAAAATTTCCTTTTACCTTTGACTGAGCCCATAACGCTAGGCCTAAAGCGAAAAAAATTAAGAAATCCATAGGGTGAAATAGCATAGTATAATCAAGTTTTCCTTTTCACAAGTTCCTATATTATTAAAATGAGATGAGTTTGTGATTTTTCTAGTGCTGTTCATGCATCGTTGTTGCTGGCTTTGGCACCTTGAATTCGTAACCATTAACACTTGCGCTTGGCTCTCCTACACAGCTCGGCATCTACACCTTTGAGCTTCAGCTTAACCATGATTTGCTTGACCGACTTTCGATTCCGTTTGAATTTAATACAATTGTCTTTTTGTACACTGGATTCAATCAGCAAATACTCCACCTCTCCCTTTACATCAGGTTGTTCTCTAACCCTAATTGAATTATAAATGAATCGTGTGAACTGAATATGAACTTCGTTTATTTAAAGAAAAAAGACTGCAAACATTTACGTTCACAGTCTTCATCACCTTTTCTTATTTTTTTACCGAAATGTTTATCATAAAAGTCGATCCAACGCCCTCTTCACTTACGACATCAATTAAACAACCGTGAATCGTTAAGATCTTTTTAACAATGGATAAACCAAGGCCATTCCCCTGAACGGTACGGCTTCGCGCTTTGTCGACTTTGTAAAACCGTTCAAAAAGATGCGGGATAGCGTCTTTAGGAATTCCTTTACCGGTGTCTTTAATCGTAACCTTCACCTCATCAGCGTCTCGGCTTAAGTATATTTCGATTTCCCCGTTTAAGCTTGAGTATTTAATCGCATTGGTCATTAAGTTTAACCACACTTGGTCTAATAAATCTTGATCGGCAAAAACCTCTATTGACTCGAGATCTAAGTGGATTTGCAAACTTTTCTTTTTCCATTGCGGCTCCGTTGCAACGACCGTCCTTCTTAGTTGTTCATCAAGCCTGTACGTCACAGGGTGATAGGGATGCTGCTCTGAATCAAGGGATGCCAGTCTTAGTAGGTTTTCGCTTAGTCTAGACAGTCTTTCTGTCTCTTGATAAATGATATCCAAATATTCGTGTTGATCCTTTTTAGGAATCACATCATCTCTGATCGCTTTTGTAAAGCCTCTAATCGACGTTAGCGGTGACTGAATTTCATGGGACACATTACTGACAAAGTCTTCGCGCATGTTATCAATTTGCTCTAGCTCAGTTGCCATATGATTAAAACTTGTAATGAGTTCACCAACCTCATCCTTCTTCTTACTCTTTAACCGAACAGAGAAGTTTCCTTTCGCCATTTCCTTGGCAGCATTCGTAAGCTCTTTTATCGGGTATTTTTGGATCACTTACTCCAGCCACTCATCGACAAGCTCACGGTTTTCCTCAATCCAATTTGTTGCACCTTCCTGCTCGCCGTTATCGTTAATTTCAGCCATTAGACTACCTAGAGAATCATCATCCATTTCCCAGTTGTTCATCCACTCGATGATTTCTGGGTGATCATCTGAAAAGCCCGTTCTAGTCATATAATAAATATCATCAGGATCCCCGTAGACATTTTGCGGATCGTCTAAGTATTTTAAGTCGTATTCTGAAAATACCCAGTGTGGACTCCACAAAGTAACAACAACTGGCTCTTCATTGTTATAAGCCTGTGACATTTCCGCGATCATCGCGGGGTCAGAACTTGTCACTAAGTCTAACTCTAAGTCGTACTCATCTACGGCTTCTTCAGACATTTGCGTTAAGCTGGCGCCTGGGTCAATACCAACAATGCGACCGTCCAATTCATCTTGTATATCATTTAAGTCTTCAATGCTGTCGATATCCATATATTCCGGGACAACTAAACCGAGCCCAGTATTTTCGTACCAAATGTCATGCATTTCTACATTATCTTCATATTGATCCATCAACGGCTCATCTGTGTGGGGCAGCCATACTTCAGGAGCAATATCAAGTTCTCCTCTTGTGATCCCAACCCAAACAGGCGCTTTATCCATTGCTTGAATGTCAACCTCATACCCTTCCTCTTCTAATAAAACTTTCCACATGTTCGAGACAGCAATGTTCTCAGCCCAGTTGTTTCGTCCGATGACAATCTCACCTTTATCCGCTGTTTCTTCATCGACTTCGTCCCCTGTGTCTCCTGTATCTCCTGTATCCTCAGGTGGTGGATCTCCTCCGTTACAAGCTGCTGCGACTATAAATAATGTACAAGAAAGCAGTGCTAACCAAGTACGTGTAAGTTTCATTATCTAACACCTCTTAAATAAGTATTTTTACTGTTCAATGTAGTAGTTACCTTAAATTTAGCAACGTATTCAAGGCGTTATTTTACTGAAATCTTGATGGCGTTATGAAAATCATCTTTAAGCGGCGTTCGTATCTCTGATATGATTGAGGAAAAACGAAAGGAACTTACATAATGGAAAGCACGCTTCATGAACATTTAAAACTCCAATCTCTTTACTGGCTAAAAGGGAAAGTGACAGACTTGTGTGCAAACGAAGTCAAACTTTTTATTCGGAGAAAAAAGTTAAAAGCGGATGCCGTCGGGATTAACTTAAAAAGAAACGAATCCCGTATTATT encodes the following:
- a CDS encoding alpha/beta fold hydrolase, which translates into the protein MLHYYRKGTGESLVLIHGFLSTNRVYDKVISKLTKHYDVIAVDLPGHGKSSFTGEKTVYDFAEKIIELLASLNVKSGTWVGHSMGGYITMAALEKYPKYVKRAAFVYSSPRADTPKERQQRDQHVETIKSEGLAALVQKRIPLYFGFDYDPKNLEEAYNHADQTTVEGAIAATFAMKERPDQVNTINHTQIPLLFIEGKKDMMEKAFVSSSPQVTKVKTDTSHMGMLEKPVQYLNELQNWLAKTQ
- the ectA gene encoding diaminobutyrate acetyltransferase: MKLKSIPTVENDTLFLTKPTLADGADMWNLVNDSTLDLNSSYKYLMMCEFFSETCVVAKQQDQLVGFITAFIPPEQEDVVFIWQVGVDSSQRGKGVASKMLDELISRKACRHVRYLEATVTPSNVASESLFRRLARDHSTDCTVTTCFPAEAFPEDDHESELTYRIGPF
- the ectB gene encoding diaminobutyrate--2-oxoglutarate transaminase; this encodes MTNNNLSIFEELESSVRSYVRSFPAVFTKAKGSKLWDADGKEYLDFFSGAGALNYGHNEPKMKEKLVDYILNDGITHSLDKATEAKADFLKKFNDVILKPRDMEYRIMFPGPTGTNTVESALKIARKVTGRTDVISFTRGFHGMTIGSLAVSGNSTKRKGAGVPLTNTVTMPFDSFVDDDDSLDYLERFLEDNGSGVAIPAAMILETVQGEGGINTARFEWIKRIEEICKKWGILLIIDDVQAGVGRTGTFFSFEPAGINPDIVCLSKSIGGYGLPLAITLIKPELDKWSPGEHNGTFRGNNPAFVTATESLSYWEDQSFEKSIQKKSAKITEFLNGIVKKYPELKGEVRGRGFMQGIASPVEDLPSKIAEEAFNKGLIMETSGGNDEVFKLFPALNINEEELEKGFDVIDESVKTVLANQKQVAD
- a CDS encoding ectoine synthase, which translates into the protein MKVVKLEDVINTEQEIKGKNWTSRRLILKDTGMGYSVHDTVIKAGTETHIWYQNHLEAVYCIEGEGEVVTLKDEKIHPISANTLYALDEHDEHLLRATTDMRMVCVFNPPITGQEIHDENGVYPLVTEKA
- the cls gene encoding cardiolipin synthase — encoded protein: METYSIITFVLAFVTVINILLAAVVVFIERRDIGSTWAWLLILFFIPIVGFIVYLFLGRQLKQKNFYNLSAEERDHLKSAVNEQISKLKEGDDYQKNDVLNKHSKLLLMNLTSSNSLISTDNNIDILSDGHKKFATLFRDIKEAKKEINIQYYIIQRDSLGEKLRDELTKKAKEGVKVRILYDEIGSRRMSSSFFKELISYGGEVEVFFPSTLKLVNFRINNRNHRKLCIIDGEVAFIGGFNFGDEYLGLNKKFGYWRDTHFRIIGGAVDDIQARFILDWHQATKQKRVQIEQFEYRAEKHSGTSPVQIVASGPNSQTEHLKNMYIKLIMSAKESVFIQTPYFIPDSSFMDACKIALLSGVDVRIMIPNKPDHPFVYWATWAYAGELLKYGANILLYENGFMHAKMIVVDQEVASVGTTNIDPRSFRLNFEVNAVVYDENTAKELHELFIQDSQLSSELTIETYRDRSFVIKLKEAVSRLLSPIL
- a CDS encoding HAMP domain-containing sensor histidine kinase: MIQKYPIKELTNAAKEMAKGNFSVRLKSKKKDEVGELITSFNHMATELEQIDNMREDFVSNVSHEIQSPLTSIRGFTKAIRDDVIPKKDQHEYLDIIYQETERLSRLSENLLRLASLDSEQHPYHPVTYRLDEQLRRTVVATEPQWKKKSLQIHLDLESIEVFADQDLLDQVWLNLMTNAIKYSSLNGEIEIYLSRDADEVKVTIKDTGKGIPKDAIPHLFERFYKVDKARSRTVQGNGLGLSIVKKILTIHGCLIDVVSEEGVGSTFMINISVKK
- a CDS encoding glycine betaine ABC transporter substrate-binding protein, encoding MKLTRTWLALLSCTLFIVAAACNGGDPPPEDTGDTGDTGDEVDEETADKGEIVIGRNNWAENIAVSNMWKVLLEEEGYEVDIQAMDKAPVWVGITRGELDIAPEVWLPHTDEPLMDQYEDNVEMHDIWYENTGLGLVVPEYMDIDSIEDLNDIQDELDGRIVGIDPGASLTQMSEEAVDEYDLELDLVTSSDPAMIAEMSQAYNNEEPVVVTLWSPHWVFSEYDLKYLDDPQNVYGDPDDIYYMTRTGFSDDHPEIIEWMNNWEMDDDSLGSLMAEINDNGEQEGATNWIEENRELVDEWLE